One stretch of Paenibacillus sp. AN1007 DNA includes these proteins:
- the srtB gene encoding class B sortase, producing MSKTKKILIAISFLVLVFSLIGISATLLRDYAEQQKMNELTSMWEEGSNKNGGDAVPSFLFNKTHKPVMLPEFRALYERNSDIVGWLKIDGTRIEYPVMQNPQDVEYYLDHDFDKKETQSGLPFLDRHSQINGSDILLIHGHHMKSGWMFKDLMKYKSESFYKEHAAFEFSTLYEKEEYEIVAVILSKVYRKSDDVFKYYQIENVKTSTEFDSYVQNIKKLALYDTGVTAQYGDKLVVLSTCEYSTENGRLAVVAVKR from the coding sequence GTGAGCAAAACGAAAAAAATTCTTATCGCCATTTCCTTCCTTGTGTTGGTGTTTTCTCTCATCGGTATTTCGGCAACGCTGCTGCGCGATTATGCTGAGCAGCAGAAAATGAATGAGTTAACGAGCATGTGGGAGGAAGGGTCAAATAAAAATGGAGGGGATGCAGTCCCCTCTTTTTTGTTTAATAAGACGCATAAGCCAGTTATGCTTCCTGAGTTTCGAGCCCTTTACGAGCGGAACTCGGACATTGTGGGCTGGCTGAAGATTGACGGCACTCGAATTGAGTACCCGGTCATGCAAAATCCACAGGATGTGGAGTATTATCTCGATCATGATTTCGATAAAAAGGAAACCCAAAGCGGCCTTCCTTTTTTGGACAGGCACAGCCAGATCAATGGTTCAGATATTTTACTGATTCATGGACATCACATGAAAAGTGGCTGGATGTTTAAAGATCTAATGAAATACAAGAGTGAAAGCTTTTATAAAGAGCATGCTGCATTCGAGTTCAGCACGCTTTACGAAAAGGAAGAGTATGAGATTGTTGCTGTTATTCTATCCAAAGTGTATCGTAAATCAGATGACGTGTTTAAATACTATCAGATTGAGAATGTAAAGACGTCCACCGAGTTCGATTCATATGTTCAGAATATCAAAAAACTCGCTCTTTATGACACAGGTGTAACAGCTCAGTATGGTGATAAGCTTGTTGTACTGTCCACATGTGAATATTCGACTGAAAATGGCCGGCTAGCGGTGGTGGCGGTAAAACGTTAA
- a CDS encoding serine hydrolase domain-containing protein, which produces MKKYIKSGIALVIVIGILVYGLSAFPVHAEPNSKVHNIETYIEEQQKLSQIPGISLVVVEKGQTVYQQGFGYANLETKQPVTAETQFEIGSTTKAFTGLAVLQLEKEGMLNRTDDVQTYIPWFKLNYKGKPQTITINQLLYHTSGIAFQSIVHIPESNEENALELTVRTLVGQELNREPGSSMEYATINYDVLGLIIEKVTKKPYDQYIKQEILEPIGMNDSLVGRHQAQSAEAAAGYRLGFMQAQAYEAPIYRGNIPAGYLISSTNDIAKWMNFQLGRGSGRGINRQIVQLSHIPDSSVEPFDKDSYYASGWVIHKKRDKIYILHEGANPNYTSYIILQPEEQVGVAVLSNMNTSYTTAIGLGVLDLWEGNDVNIQHTDMVQVLDKILTLVCIVLGCCSALFIVFIVSIIRNLAKKERLWNPLNVRRRISLLLHTITAAAVTGCIIILPPIFMGGLSWSFVKVWAPTTVSVSLYCAFIAISLYYLYAILLSFTHKTA; this is translated from the coding sequence ATGAAAAAATATATTAAGTCAGGAATAGCACTGGTTATCGTAATAGGAATACTGGTTTACGGTTTATCAGCCTTTCCAGTCCATGCCGAGCCAAACAGTAAAGTACATAACATTGAGACATATATTGAGGAGCAGCAAAAACTCAGTCAAATTCCTGGAATTTCACTCGTCGTTGTGGAGAAGGGGCAGACGGTTTATCAGCAGGGGTTTGGGTATGCCAATCTGGAGACGAAGCAGCCGGTAACTGCAGAGACTCAATTTGAAATTGGATCAACAACAAAGGCATTTACAGGTTTAGCTGTACTGCAGTTGGAAAAGGAAGGGATGTTAAACCGAACAGATGATGTCCAGACATATATCCCCTGGTTCAAACTGAACTATAAAGGGAAGCCGCAGACGATTACGATTAATCAGCTTCTATATCACACCAGTGGTATTGCCTTTCAATCCATAGTACATATTCCTGAAAGTAATGAAGAGAACGCGCTTGAATTGACCGTCAGGACGCTCGTAGGTCAGGAACTGAATCGTGAACCAGGGAGTTCTATGGAATATGCAACAATCAATTATGATGTGCTTGGTCTCATTATAGAGAAAGTAACCAAGAAACCATATGACCAATATATAAAACAGGAGATTCTGGAACCGATCGGCATGAACGATTCTTTGGTTGGAAGACACCAAGCACAGTCTGCTGAAGCCGCAGCGGGATACAGACTTGGATTTATGCAGGCACAGGCTTACGAGGCGCCGATCTATAGAGGAAACATACCTGCCGGATATCTGATCAGCAGTACGAATGATATTGCGAAGTGGATGAATTTCCAGTTAGGAAGGGGCTCTGGCCGCGGGATCAATCGACAAATCGTACAATTGTCTCATATCCCTGATTCATCTGTAGAACCTTTTGATAAAGACAGCTATTATGCTAGTGGCTGGGTTATTCATAAGAAAAGAGATAAGATTTATATATTACATGAAGGGGCAAATCCCAATTACACCTCCTACATTATCCTGCAGCCTGAGGAACAGGTGGGCGTGGCCGTTTTATCCAATATGAATACATCCTATACAACAGCAATAGGTCTGGGGGTACTGGATCTTTGGGAAGGGAATGACGTCAATATACAGCATACCGACATGGTTCAAGTGCTGGATAAAATATTGACTCTCGTATGTATAGTTCTTGGCTGCTGCAGTGCCTTGTTTATTGTTTTCATTGTGAGCATTATCCGGAACCTTGCCAAGAAGGAGCGGTTGTGGAATCCGTTGAATGTTAGGAGGAGGATTTCTCTTCTTCTGCATACGATAACGGCGGCTGCTGTAACAGGATGTATAATTATATTGCCCCCTATATTTATGGGCGGCCTTTCGTGGTCATTTGTGAAAGTTTGGGCTCCAACAACCGTAAGTGTGTCACTATATTGTGCCTTCATTGCAATAAGTCTTTATTATCTGTACGCAATATTACTCAGTTTCACTCATAAGACAGCTTGA
- a CDS encoding sigma-70 family RNA polymerase sigma factor: MEKKEADCIIKDYVKPLYGFALNKTGSIAEVEELAGRITLEVYQALLKKTEFLDLNSYIFKIAHYVWAKYVGEKVKGSSQLQINDHAVISQDEGLDAMIRQETAGTLRREIAFLSHQQREIVIKYYYGGMKIREIASAMRLSSGTVKWHLFEAKKELKHKMGTIRSIGSLGIHPVRMSSLGHVGSPGSKGDTSNFLATAIRQNIAFAAYHKPLTVKEMAEELGISPVFIEDEVQSLEEYGFLDLLAGGKYRTNMYIEEPSQTKSESLHRLYQEYAAIAVEHYFLKFFAMTDVFKETGVYIPNGDMNLLMWSLVPYAGQQLGFKELEKIGHDEVAVHRKDGGYYAAYAVIAREFNVSYDRGLYYVCGDMNRISEEFSLNAWQIDTWWCGRQGGWRDNLSSDFIGLMHVIKGDLPQNHTNIDAYRRLFEKQYILRTESDSEINVVYCKDKQTGERLQAAIPQPSEQMKDAAVQLDQEVYRLHLEGQPRHAHKYVRYWSQNSLASRTMRTYILHHLIDIGMLHIPDPHRQKGISTIMFMN; this comes from the coding sequence ATGGAGAAGAAAGAAGCCGACTGCATCATCAAGGATTACGTTAAGCCGCTGTATGGATTTGCTTTGAATAAAACGGGCAGTATCGCTGAAGTCGAAGAACTGGCGGGAAGAATCACGCTGGAGGTCTATCAGGCACTTCTCAAGAAAACGGAGTTTCTGGATCTGAACAGCTATATTTTTAAGATTGCACATTATGTGTGGGCGAAATACGTGGGAGAGAAAGTGAAAGGAAGCAGCCAGCTGCAGATCAATGATCACGCGGTGATATCCCAAGATGAGGGACTGGATGCGATGATCCGCCAGGAAACAGCTGGCACACTGCGGCGGGAGATCGCTTTTCTATCTCACCAGCAGCGCGAGATTGTAATTAAGTACTATTACGGCGGCATGAAAATTCGTGAAATCGCATCAGCCATGAGGTTATCCAGCGGCACGGTCAAATGGCATTTATTCGAAGCGAAAAAGGAGCTGAAGCACAAGATGGGCACCATTCGATCGATAGGCAGTCTGGGTATTCATCCGGTCCGCATGTCAAGTTTAGGCCATGTCGGTTCCCCGGGCAGTAAAGGCGATACCTCCAACTTTTTAGCAACAGCTATCAGACAAAATATCGCTTTTGCCGCTTATCACAAGCCGCTTACTGTTAAAGAAATGGCTGAAGAACTGGGGATCTCGCCTGTATTCATAGAGGACGAAGTCCAATCATTAGAAGAGTACGGATTTTTGGATCTCCTCGCAGGCGGCAAATATCGTACGAATATGTACATAGAGGAACCATCTCAGACGAAAAGTGAATCTCTGCATCGTTTGTACCAGGAGTACGCAGCGATTGCTGTCGAGCATTACTTCTTAAAGTTTTTTGCAATGACTGATGTTTTCAAAGAAACGGGTGTCTATATCCCGAACGGGGACATGAACCTGCTGATGTGGAGCCTTGTTCCGTATGCAGGTCAACAGCTGGGATTTAAAGAGCTCGAGAAGATAGGTCATGATGAGGTTGCAGTTCATCGTAAAGATGGTGGATATTATGCTGCTTACGCAGTCATCGCTAGAGAGTTCAATGTAAGCTATGATCGCGGTTTATATTATGTCTGTGGTGATATGAACCGGATTTCTGAAGAATTCTCATTAAATGCCTGGCAGATCGATACGTGGTGGTGCGGCAGGCAGGGCGGCTGGAGAGATAACCTCAGTTCAGACTTCATCGGCTTAATGCATGTAATTAAAGGAGATTTACCGCAAAATCATACGAATATTGATGCTTACCGACGCCTTTTTGAAAAGCAATATATACTGCGCACAGAATCTGATTCTGAAATCAATGTTGTTTACTGCAAGGACAAGCAAACAGGAGAACGTCTGCAGGCTGCAATACCCCAACCCTCTGAACAGATGAAAGATGCTGCAGTACAATTGGATCAGGAAGTCTACCGACTCCATCTTGAAGGCCAGCCTAGACATGCCCATAAATATGTGCGTTACTGGTCACAGAACAGCTTGGCCTCAAGGACAATGCGCACCTACATACTCCACCATTTGATTGACATCGGTATGCTGCATATACCTGATCCACACAGGCAAAAAGGCATTTCCACGATTATGTTTATGAATTAG
- a CDS encoding VOC family protein, which translates to MNFASVRIITDNVEGLVDFYENVLGVAAKRPSPVFAEFILPTCTLAIGHTQTTALFGMDTTRGANHHQVILEFHTADVDTEYIRLKPHVNHWVQEPTTMPWGNRSLLFRDPDGNLVNLFEPVTEEAIKRFSMRHK; encoded by the coding sequence GTGAATTTTGCTTCTGTACGTATTATTACTGACAATGTAGAAGGTCTCGTTGATTTTTACGAGAACGTTTTGGGGGTTGCGGCGAAGAGACCTTCACCGGTGTTTGCAGAGTTCATATTGCCAACATGCACCCTTGCCATCGGTCACACCCAGACGACAGCGTTATTTGGAATGGATACAACCCGGGGAGCCAATCATCATCAAGTCATACTGGAGTTCCATACAGCCGATGTCGATACCGAGTATATTCGTTTGAAACCTCATGTTAATCATTGGGTTCAGGAACCAACGACGATGCCGTGGGGAAACCGCTCGCTGCTGTTTCGTGATCCCGATGGGAACTTGGTGAACCTGTTCGAACCAGTAACAGAGGAAGCCATTAAACGTTTCAGTATGAGACATAAATAA
- a CDS encoding S-layer homology domain-containing protein, with protein sequence MDPILRVSSFTDIGGSWAEQSIDETYRFGIAGGYKDGSFQPNSQITREEAVKMINGMLYRGPLTGVEASYPDNRSGRWSFGHVEEATRTHTYKINEDGSETMIKYIPEDLW encoded by the coding sequence ATGGATCCTATTTTGCGAGTCAGCTCGTTTACCGATATTGGGGGAAGCTGGGCAGAGCAGTCCATTGATGAAACGTACCGTTTTGGTATCGCAGGAGGATACAAAGACGGCTCCTTCCAACCGAACAGTCAGATCACCCGAGAAGAAGCTGTCAAGATGATTAACGGGATGCTGTACAGAGGCCCATTGACTGGTGTTGAAGCTTCATATCCAGATAACCGATCGGGCAGATGGTCATTCGGACATGTTGAGGAAGCGACAAGAACGCATACGTACAAAATCAATGAAGATGGTTCCGAAACGATGATCAAATACATTCCGGAAGATTTATGGTAA
- a CDS encoding 5'-nucleotidase C-terminal domain-containing protein, protein MTWKNVLGKSTIRAAAAALLLTQLLGAAGSVSAAGKDVEVHLIGINDFHGQLDTTSMVGDKKAGSAPILATYLKEAQAKYEHSLLFHNGDSVGASAPVSSLDRDEPTMEWMNMMGFDVGSLGNHEFDQGIAALKAQIFGGLDPKEGKVTHAGAKFDYVNANVIETSTGKTLIKPYVIKEVGGVKIGFIGLVTKSTPNKVSPAGTAGVRFLSAEEEVEAVNKYAKELQSQGVETIIVLAHDPASTKEGVTTGEAADLAKALPADSPVDVIVAGDNHALANGEVNGKLIVQAYSYGTAFEDIKLMIDPVTGDVTEKSATVTTTFQEGVKEDPETLAIIKKSLDKHPELTKPVGTTDGSVLRTDAYNNEAPLGNLIADAMRQADFGDKAGKADFAFMNPGGIRADLPKGDVTFADLAKIQPFGNTLVKLELTGEQVKTLLLQQWGTNADGTPNTKTLQIAGLKYTADFSKPAAERVTSLSLEDGTPVNPKQTYTAVVNNFMAAGGDNYKVLVEAKSSLAGPIDLDVFYKYIVDTFKGGDIQAKKEGRITNLAASAEPAETPAPVNNDPITRAAFVTALVDMLQLNEVSKAPSYQDVSPNAAYADAVAEATKAGLIQGYSGNFYPDREITREEAAVILAKLLKDQASGQDAAVVIAGFEDGQTVSKYAVDSLAKLINKGIFGTADSKLLQPKQGISMNDAKALIEKAAAAKAS, encoded by the coding sequence ATGACTTGGAAAAATGTTTTGGGGAAAAGCACCATTCGGGCAGCAGCTGCTGCACTACTACTTACACAGCTGCTCGGTGCAGCAGGTTCGGTTTCTGCCGCAGGCAAAGATGTAGAAGTACATTTGATTGGAATCAATGACTTTCACGGCCAGCTGGATACAACGTCTATGGTTGGTGACAAGAAGGCAGGATCGGCTCCAATTCTAGCAACCTATCTCAAAGAAGCTCAAGCCAAATATGAGCATTCCCTGCTGTTCCACAACGGGGACTCTGTCGGTGCATCTGCTCCAGTCTCATCCCTTGATCGTGATGAGCCTACAATGGAATGGATGAATATGATGGGCTTTGATGTCGGCTCTCTGGGCAACCATGAATTTGACCAAGGAATCGCCGCATTGAAAGCACAAATCTTCGGTGGTCTTGATCCAAAAGAAGGCAAGGTTACTCATGCGGGTGCTAAATTTGATTATGTCAATGCAAACGTAATCGAAACATCCACAGGCAAAACTTTGATCAAACCGTATGTTATCAAAGAAGTAGGCGGCGTTAAAATCGGATTCATTGGACTCGTAACGAAATCAACTCCGAACAAAGTATCTCCAGCAGGTACGGCAGGTGTGCGTTTCTTGAGTGCTGAAGAAGAAGTTGAAGCCGTTAATAAATATGCAAAAGAATTGCAAAGCCAAGGCGTAGAAACCATTATCGTGCTGGCACATGATCCAGCCTCCACCAAAGAAGGTGTAACGACCGGGGAAGCTGCCGATCTAGCTAAGGCGCTGCCAGCTGACTCTCCCGTTGATGTCATCGTTGCCGGTGATAACCATGCTCTGGCGAACGGTGAAGTGAATGGAAAATTAATTGTTCAAGCATACTCTTATGGTACGGCGTTTGAAGATATCAAGCTGATGATTGACCCTGTCACCGGGGATGTAACCGAGAAATCAGCCACTGTGACTACAACCTTCCAAGAGGGTGTAAAAGAAGATCCTGAAACACTCGCTATTATTAAAAAGTCCTTGGACAAACACCCTGAGCTGACCAAGCCAGTAGGTACAACAGATGGTTCTGTTCTGCGCACAGATGCTTATAATAACGAAGCCCCACTGGGCAACCTGATTGCAGATGCGATGCGTCAAGCGGACTTCGGAGATAAAGCAGGCAAGGCGGATTTTGCATTTATGAATCCAGGCGGTATCCGTGCGGATCTGCCAAAAGGGGATGTGACCTTTGCCGACCTGGCTAAAATCCAGCCTTTCGGTAACACGCTTGTCAAGCTGGAGCTGACTGGCGAGCAGGTAAAAACACTGCTGCTGCAGCAGTGGGGTACCAATGCGGATGGCACACCAAATACGAAAACATTGCAAATTGCTGGTCTGAAATACACAGCTGACTTCAGCAAGCCGGCTGCTGAACGTGTTACAAGCCTTAGTCTGGAAGATGGTACACCGGTTAATCCTAAACAAACGTATACCGCTGTTGTGAACAACTTCATGGCCGCAGGTGGAGATAACTACAAAGTACTTGTCGAAGCAAAATCATCCTTGGCTGGTCCAATTGATCTGGATGTATTCTATAAGTACATCGTGGATACGTTCAAAGGCGGCGATATTCAAGCCAAAAAAGAAGGACGTATTACGAATCTGGCTGCATCTGCAGAGCCAGCAGAAACACCAGCACCAGTTAACAATGATCCCATTACTCGTGCTGCATTTGTAACTGCACTGGTAGATATGCTGCAGCTTAACGAAGTATCTAAAGCACCTTCATATCAGGATGTTTCACCTAATGCTGCCTATGCGGATGCAGTTGCTGAAGCGACTAAAGCCGGCTTAATTCAAGGCTACAGCGGTAACTTCTACCCAGATCGTGAGATCACTCGTGAAGAAGCGGCTGTAATCCTCGCGAAGCTTCTGAAGGATCAAGCTTCAGGTCAAGATGCGGCTGTAGTTATTGCAGGTTTTGAAGATGGTCAGACCGTTTCAAAATATGCTGTGGATTCTCTGGCTAAATTGATTAACAAAGGGATTTTTGGTACAGCTGATAGCAAGCTGCTTCAACCGAAACAAGGCATTTCAATGAATGATGCCAAAGCTTTGATCGAAAAAGCGGCTGCGGCCAAAGCTTCATAA
- a CDS encoding sigma-70 family RNA polymerase sigma factor, producing the protein MDRDYREHKSNSEEIEMLVERTKLGDKEAFASIIRKFEKPMYIYCYHILKNKEEAEDALQEIFIRVYEQIHKYRPHMTFSAWLYKIAYNHSLNQIRSKKRWFRFIDRYKYNQPEPSPQPIDGQTTLKDYLNLLTTEERHIIVLRAIHQYNFNEISEIMNMKPATVRKKYERLRKKLQTKEVNEGGTVNASITKSV; encoded by the coding sequence TTGGATAGAGACTATAGAGAGCATAAATCAAACTCAGAAGAAATTGAGATGCTGGTTGAAAGAACCAAACTTGGCGATAAGGAAGCATTCGCGTCCATTATAAGAAAATTTGAAAAACCAATGTATATCTATTGTTATCATATTCTCAAAAACAAGGAAGAAGCCGAGGATGCGCTGCAAGAAATATTTATCAGAGTGTATGAACAGATACATAAGTATCGTCCCCATATGACGTTCTCGGCATGGCTGTACAAAATTGCCTACAATCACAGTCTGAATCAAATCAGGAGCAAAAAAAGGTGGTTTCGTTTTATAGATCGTTATAAATATAATCAGCCTGAACCTTCACCTCAGCCAATAGACGGTCAAACGACACTGAAGGATTATCTAAACTTACTGACGACCGAAGAGAGACATATAATCGTTCTACGTGCGATACATCAATATAACTTTAACGAGATTAGTGAAATTATGAATATGAAACCCGCTACTGTGCGAAAAAAGTATGAACGTCTTCGCAAGAAACTGCAGACAAAGGAAGTTAACGAAGGAGGAACAGTGAATGCGTCGATCACCAAATCCGTCTAA
- a CDS encoding GNAT family N-acetyltransferase: protein MKIVESCRIPAAQRNDFFAEHWGSPKMLISTGIYSSEALDGYAVLNDHGEIRGYITYVMHDDRCEVTSLDSLDENQGIGSALLRRVEDTARQAYRNSIQLITTNDNLRALLFYQKRGYQIIRIYPDAVEKARALKPSIPLVSDQGIPIRDELLLQKILISHT, encoded by the coding sequence ATGAAAATAGTGGAGAGCTGCCGCATTCCTGCTGCGCAGCGGAATGATTTTTTTGCCGAACACTGGGGAAGTCCGAAGATGCTTATCTCAACAGGTATCTATTCCAGTGAGGCGCTGGATGGTTACGCAGTACTGAACGATCATGGAGAAATAAGAGGATATATTACATACGTTATGCATGATGATCGATGCGAAGTAACCTCGCTCGACAGTCTGGACGAGAATCAGGGGATCGGTTCAGCCCTCTTGAGAAGAGTAGAGGACACTGCAAGGCAGGCTTATCGGAATAGTATTCAACTGATCACGACAAACGATAACCTCCGCGCCCTTCTTTTTTATCAAAAAAGGGGTTACCAGATCATTCGTATTTATCCGGATGCCGTAGAGAAAGCAAGAGCTTTGAAACCAAGCATCCCTCTCGTGTCGGATCAAGGTATCCCCATAAGGGATGAACTGCTTTTGCAGAAGATACTGATATCCCATACTTGA
- a CDS encoding YheC/YheD family protein — translation MGLQRDKWLQYRVLSSVPLLAGRLPETQLLEKETLSRMLLQYSGVVLKPCDGRYGRDIIFIQRLELDTYRVQNENNTITMQNTDELQDWLDQTYRNRDYVVQQRLHLACMQHRPFDLRIMVQRKKNNSSPWIVTGSYAKVASRGYLVTNVTSRIIPALKALQSARIGGRKLLLQVNRTALLAAKSLAAHYPDLRQVGFDMGVDKKGRIWIIEGNYRPNLRPFRRLKDSSMYRRILWYQKH, via the coding sequence ATGGGATTACAACGGGACAAATGGCTGCAGTATCGCGTCCTCAGCAGTGTACCTTTACTCGCCGGACGACTGCCTGAAACACAGCTGCTTGAGAAAGAAACGTTATCTCGAATGCTTCTTCAATATTCAGGCGTTGTGCTTAAACCCTGTGACGGACGTTACGGCAGAGACATTATATTCATACAGCGTCTGGAACTGGACACCTACCGTGTCCAAAACGAGAACAACACCATAACGATGCAAAATACAGATGAATTACAGGATTGGCTTGATCAGACTTACAGGAATCGCGATTATGTTGTGCAGCAGCGTCTTCATTTAGCCTGCATGCAGCATAGACCGTTCGATCTTCGAATTATGGTGCAGCGTAAAAAAAACAATTCCTCTCCATGGATCGTAACCGGCTCCTACGCCAAGGTTGCATCACGCGGTTACTTAGTGACCAATGTGACCAGCCGAATCATTCCTGCGCTCAAGGCACTGCAGTCTGCCCGTATAGGGGGGCGAAAGCTGCTCCTGCAAGTCAACCGGACTGCACTGCTGGCGGCCAAGAGTTTAGCAGCACACTATCCTGATCTAAGACAAGTAGGCTTTGACATGGGTGTGGATAAGAAAGGCCGAATCTGGATCATTGAGGGTAATTACCGCCCTAACCTGCGCCCTTTTCGCCGCTTGAAAGATTCCTCGATGTATCGCCGAATATTGTGGTATCAGAAGCATTAA
- a CDS encoding OFA family MFS transporter, which yields MELTKKRWIILIASCFINLCIGSIYAWSVFSAPMAAYLSGLAGRTLTPGDLAIVFTICNSVGPITMISGGWINDKFGPKNVILIGGLLFGGGMILSGFASSVGFLVFAYGIVLGLGTGMIYGCTISNSIKFFPDKRGLVGGVTTAAYGLSSVIIPPIANVIISGSGITSAFIIIGITFLIIICGASFFIEKCPADFVPSGWAPKKAEFSRAATEDKNWKGMLASPIFYVMILLLISGAFAGLMCVSQASPIAQKMVGLSAAAATTVVSVLALFNTGGRILAGYVSDKIGRINTLAITSLLSVAGLILLYLSGESSAVTFYMGISMIGLSFGALMGVFPGFTADQFGAKNNSVNYGIMFIGFALAGYFGPSIMRNVYSLDGSYQRAFVIAAICGLTGFILTFVYKWAVKYQSRSSNNNTKVTV from the coding sequence GTGGAACTGACAAAAAAGAGATGGATTATTCTGATTGCAAGCTGTTTTATCAATCTATGTATTGGCTCCATCTATGCGTGGAGTGTATTTTCTGCCCCAATGGCAGCTTATTTAAGCGGCCTTGCAGGGCGTACATTAACACCAGGGGATTTGGCTATTGTTTTCACAATCTGCAATTCGGTAGGACCGATTACCATGATATCGGGCGGATGGATTAACGACAAGTTTGGGCCGAAAAACGTTATTCTGATTGGCGGATTATTATTTGGGGGCGGCATGATTTTATCCGGATTTGCATCTTCGGTAGGTTTTCTGGTATTTGCCTACGGGATCGTACTTGGCTTGGGAACAGGTATGATCTACGGATGTACTATCAGCAACTCCATCAAATTTTTTCCGGATAAACGTGGATTGGTTGGGGGTGTAACCACGGCTGCTTATGGTTTAAGTTCTGTAATCATTCCTCCGATCGCCAATGTTATTATTAGCGGCTCGGGTATAACTTCTGCATTCATTATCATCGGGATTACTTTTCTTATTATTATCTGTGGGGCTTCGTTCTTCATTGAAAAATGTCCGGCTGACTTCGTTCCGTCTGGATGGGCACCGAAGAAAGCCGAGTTCAGTCGTGCTGCGACAGAGGATAAAAACTGGAAAGGCATGCTTGCAAGCCCGATTTTCTATGTTATGATACTGCTGCTCATTAGTGGAGCTTTTGCCGGACTTATGTGCGTATCCCAAGCCTCACCGATCGCGCAGAAAATGGTTGGTTTATCTGCTGCGGCTGCGACTACTGTTGTGTCTGTCCTGGCATTATTTAACACAGGCGGACGCATTCTGGCAGGATATGTATCAGACAAAATTGGCCGAATCAATACACTTGCCATCACGTCTCTGTTATCCGTGGCCGGGCTGATTCTGCTTTATTTATCAGGAGAGAGCAGTGCAGTCACATTTTATATGGGAATTTCCATGATTGGTCTAAGCTTTGGTGCCTTAATGGGGGTATTCCCCGGCTTTACGGCAGATCAGTTCGGGGCCAAAAACAACAGTGTCAATTATGGGATTATGTTCATCGGATTTGCGCTGGCGGGTTATTTCGGACCTTCCATCATGAGAAATGTGTACAGCCTAGACGGCAGTTATCAGAGAGCTTTTGTTATTGCAGCGATTTGTGGTCTGACTGGCTTCATTCTTACCTTCGTCTACAAATGGGCCGTTAAGTATCAGAGTAGAAGTTCTAATAACAACACAAAAGTGACAGTGTAA